One window from the genome of Yarrowia lipolytica chromosome 1B, complete sequence encodes:
- a CDS encoding uncharacterized protein (Converted to coding from non-coding YALI0B02904g, similar to uniprot|Q04301 Saccharomyces cerevisiae YMR088c related to multidrug resistance proteins), translating to MTVDSTCASSSTSMSEETPLLANESGAPLQDDGEPKWTSAQLKQMYKRSAILPALYIGAFLCSIDGTIVASTLNRVGADLNESDNVAWVATAYLLTNCAFQPLYGKLSDVFGRKTMLLFASFFFGLGNLICGYAPDFNWLIVGRAITGVGGGGLAAMSSIIVSDIVTIEERGIFQGYANINFGLGAMLGAPVGGLIADHLGWRYMFSLQVPFVVLSSFLVFRYVNIKPKKLKVSNASTLERIDVFGSISIVCFLTLLLLVINMQTDTRTLSNSGTLQMMSLASAIFLAVFLYVEIKIAPEPIMTKAVFGHLKPTLLTTSVFFTTITQFSVIYYTPVFLQVVFLESAAQAGVRLIPLSIGVSSGSVITGQLLKKNTKERYPRVFLAGLTTVGISCFVLSRLINSSTPHEATPLANVLKSHGISLELVMAVNLAFQGLAQGLILVSTLIGLCCQTGAADSASSIGVIYLFRSLGSVLGVNGVAHILQSRLRSELPGIISDPELQLKVRKNVEFINHLAPEIQIDIRNVYKHALAYVFSSCSFIAFIAFSMGFIVWWHSRRTEN from the coding sequence ATGACGGTCGACTCTACCTGCGCCTCATCCTCGACCTCCATGTCCGAAGAAACGCCTCTGTTGGCCAACGAGTCTGGAGCGCCTCTCCAGGACGACGGAGAACCAAAATGGACATCAGCCCAGCTCAAGCAGATGTACAAGCGGTCGGCCATTCTGCCGGCACTTTACATCGGCGCCTTTCTGTGCTCTATCGACGGTACCATCGTGGCTAGCACTCTGAACCGAGTGGGAGCTGATCTGAACGAATCTGACAACGTTGCATGGGTAGCCACAGCCTACCTGCTCACCAACTGCGCATTCCAGCCGCTGTACGGCAAGCTAAGTGACGTGTTTGGACGTAAGACAATGCTGTTGTtcgcctccttcttctttggaCTCGGAAACCTCATCTGCGGATACGCACCCGACTTCAACTGGCTCATTGTTGGCCGAGCTATCACTGGcgtgggaggaggaggactcgCAGCCATGTCTTCAATCATCGTTTCGGATATCGTGACTATCGAGGAACGAGGCATCTTCCAGGGATACGCCAATATCAACTTTGGACTGGGCGCTATGCTGGGAGCTCCTGTAGGAGGACTTATTGCTGACCACTTGGGCTGGAGATACATGTTTTCATTGCAGGTTCCTTTTGTGGTTCTTTCTTCCTTCTTAGTGTTCCGGTACGTTAACATCAAACCAAAGAAACTAAAGGTTTCTAACGCATCTACTCTGGAACGAATTGATGTCTTTGGATCCATCTCTATCGTCTGTTTCCTGACCCTCCTGTTGCTGGTCATCAACATGCAGACCGACACTCGAACACTCTCCAACAGTGGAACTCTCCAGATGATGTCTCTGGCCAGTGCCATTTTCCTGGCCGTGTTTTTGTACGTCGAGATCAAGATTGCACCTGAACCTATCATGACCAAGGCTGTGTTTGGACACCTGAAGCCCACTTTGCTGACTACATCAGTCTTTTTCACAACCATCACTCAGTTCTCAGTTATCTACTACACTCCTGTCTTTCTCCAGGTTGTATTTCTGGAGAGTGCTGCCCAAGCAGGTGTACGACTCATTCCTCTATCCATTGGAGTATCCTCTGGATCCGTTATCACAGGCCagcttctcaagaagaacaccAAGGAACGATATCCTCGAGTCTTTCTTGCCGGTCTGACTACTGTGGGAATCTCCTGTTTCGTTCTATCCCGGCTGATCAACTCTTCAACTCCCCACGAGGCTACTCCCTTGGCCAATGTGCTCAAGAGCCACGGAATTTCCCTGGAGCTCGTCATGGCCGTTAATCTTGCCTTCCAGGGTCTTGCTCAGGGCCTAATTCTCGTGTCAACACTCATCGGACTGTGTTGCCAAacaggagctgctgactCAGCCTCTTCCATTGGAGTCATCTACCTCTTCAGATCACTTGGATCGGTGCTTGGAGTCAACGGAGTTGCACACATTCTGCAATCGCGTCTCCGTTCTGAGCTTCCAGGAATCATTTCCGACCCCGAGCTGCAACTCAAGGTCCGAAAGAACGTTGAATTTATTAACCACCTAGCTCCCGAGATTCAGATTGATATCCGAAACGTCTACAAGCACGCTCTTGCCTACGTGTTTTCGTCGTGTTCGTTTATCGCCTTTATTGCATTCTCCATGGGTTTCATCGTCTGGTGGCATTCCAGAAGAACTGAGAACTAG
- a CDS encoding uncharacterized protein (Compare to YALI0B02948g, similar to Saccharomyces cerevisiae GPD1 (YDL022W) and GPD2 (YOL059W); ancestral locus Anc_3.169, uniprot|Q9UVF4 Yarrowia lipolytica Glycerol-3- phosphate dehydrogenase [NAD ]) — translation MSALLRSSLRFKHMSAVNRLTQQLRLLTASAPLSAANTAGKAPFKVAVVGSGNWGTTVAKIVAENCTAHPELFEPEVRVWVREEKVNGKNLTDIFNAEHENVRYLPKIKLPHNLIAEPDLLKAVEGANIIVFNLPHQFLAGVCKQLKGHVNPKARAISCLKGLDVTPQGVYLLSDVIENETGLHCGVLSGANLATEIALEKYSETTVAYNRPKDFFGEGDVTNDVLKALFHRPYFHVRCVQDVAGVSIGGALKNVVALCAGFVEGKNWGDNAKAAIMRRGMLEMINFSKRFFPETDINTLTVESAGVADLITSCAGGRNFKVGRAFGKESGSGKTIQDVEKELLNGQSAQGVITCNEVHELLKNKNMQKDFPLFESTWGIIHGELKIDDLPEILYHAN, via the exons ATGAGCGCTCTACTTCGATCGTCCCTGCGTTTTAAACACATGTCCGCCGTCAACCGTCTCACACAACAGCTTCGACTGCTGACCGCCTCCGCGCCTCTCAGCGCAGCCAACACCGCCGGCAAGGCTCCTTTCAAGGTCGCCGTTGTTGGTTCTGGTAACTG GGGAACCACCGTCGCCAAGATTGTCGCCGAGAACTGCACTGCTCACCCCGAGCTCTTTGAGCCCGAGGTTCGAGTCTGGGTTCGAGAAGAGAAGGTCAACGGCAAGAACCTGACCGACATTTTCAACGCTGAGCACGAGAACGTGCGATACCTCCCTAAAATCAAACTTCCTCACAACCTGATCGCCGAGCCggatctgctcaaggccgTCGAGGGTGCCAACATCATCGTCTTCAACCTGCCCCATCAGTTCCTGGCTGGTGTCTgcaagcagctcaagggcCACGTCAACCCCAAGGCTAGAGCCATCTCCTGCCTCAAGGGTCTAGATGTCACCCCCCAGGGTGTTTACCTGCTCTCCGACGTTATCGAGAACGAGACCGGTCTCCACTGCGGTGTTCTGTCCGGGGCTAACCTCGCCACCGAGATCGCTCTGGAGAAGTACTCCGAGACTACCGTTGCTTACAACCGACCCAAGGACTTCTTTGGCGAGGGTGATGTGACCAACGATGTGCTCAAGGCTCTGTTCCACCGACCCTACTTCCATGTGCGATGCGTTCAGGACGTCGCCGGTGTCTCCATCGGAGGTGCCCTTAAGAACGTTGTTGCCCTTTGCGCCGGTTTCGTCGAGGGCAAGAACTGGGGAGACAACGCCAAGGCCGCAATTATGCGACGAGGCATGCTTGAGATGatcaacttctccaagcGATTCTTCCCCGAAACTGATATTAACACTCTTACAGTCGAGTCTGCCGGTGTGGCCGATCTCATCACCTCGTGCGCTGGAGGCCGAAACTTCAAGGTCGGCCGAGCATTCGGAAAGGAGAGCGGCTCCGGCAAGACCATCCaggacgtggagaaggagcttcTCAACGGCCAGTCCGCCCAGGGCGTCATCACATGCAACGAGGTCcacgagctgctcaagaacaagaacatgCAGAAGGACTTCCCTCTGTTCGAGTCCACCTGGGGCATTATCCACGGTGAGCTCAAGATTGATGATCTCCCCGAGATTCTTTACCACGCCAACTAG
- a CDS encoding uncharacterized protein (Truncated form of YALI0B02970g, weakly similar to uniprot|P53251 Saccharomyces cerevisiae YGR081c, similar to Saccharomyces cerevisiae SLX9 (YGR081C); ancestral locus Anc_3.409), with product MRPVSQGVTSVNKGTPLPPADIDAIMADGATAKEIKRQQRQEARRQRIRETETLAANLDDLLDPLKAENGGRTREKLDHTPNPRNARGNEAIIKAETKRFNKILNSKEYQASPFASLQAFLKTQIPQNEPAQPKDKKMHM from the coding sequence ATGCGACCTGTTTCCCAGGGGGTGACTTCGGTGAACAAGGGCACTCCTTTGCCACCTGCTGACATTGATGCCATCATGGCTGATGGTGCCACGGCTAAGGAAATCAAGCGACAACAGAGACAGGAAGCTCGACGTCAGCGAATTCGAGAGACCGAGACGCTTGCAGCCAACCTCGACGATCTTCTGGACCctctcaaggccgagaacGGAGGCCGAACACGAGAAAAGCTGGATCATACCCCTAATCCCCGGAATGCTCGAGGTAACGAGGCCATCATCAAGGCCGAGACCAAGCGGTTCAACAAGAtcctcaactccaaggagTATCAGGCCAGTCCGTTTGCGTCGCTTCAGGCGTTCCTGAAGACCCAGATTCCCCAGAACGAGCCTGCTCAgcccaaggacaagaagatgcACATGTAA
- a CDS encoding uncharacterized protein (Compare to YALI0B02992g, similar to uniprot|P36147 Saccharomyces cerevisiae YKR065c Hypothetical 22.0 kDa protein, similar to Saccharomyces cerevisiae PAM17 (YKR065C); ancestral locus Anc_1.196), with translation MVLKELHSTTQHIHTMSLQMLRSRVALARPTLVRPSVGQMTKRFAGTAPVPLTWERFLLLRTRRRQINFVASIFTGVATSVLAWGFISEAELDLEQQDVFFGLDAFTAAGLGVVAAGFMGSLLGPTIGQLIFKATNSKQWPAFLMKETDFLSHIQKNRVNPRYQSVSNPVPDYYGEKIGSLKDYRRWLRDCAKYNRAREV, from the coding sequence ATGGTATTAAAAGAACTCCACTCTACTACAcaacacatacacacaatGTCCCTTCAGATGCTGAGAAGCCGGGTTGCACTTGCCCGACCTACCCTCGTGCGACCCTCAGTTGGTCAGATGACCAAGCGATTCGCCGGAACCGCCCCCGTTCCCCTCACTTGGGAGCGATTCCTGCTTCTGCGAACCCGAAGACGACAGATCAACTTTGTGGCCTCCATTTTCACCGGTGTGGCCACCTCTGTTCTTGCATGGGGTTTCATTTCCGAGGCCGAGCTGGAtctcgagcagcaggacgtcttcttcggtcTGGATGCCTTCACCGCGGCTGGATTGGGTGTGGTGGCAGCTGGATTTATGGGCTCTCTCCTGGGCCCCACCATCGGCCAGCTCATCTTCAAGgccaccaactccaagcAGTGGCCCGCCTTCCTCATGAAGGAGACCGACTTCCTGTCGCACATCCAGAAAAACCGAGTGAACCCTCGATACCAGTCCGTCTCCAACCCCGTGCCCGACTACTACGGCGAGAAGATCGGCTCTCTCAAGGACTACCGACGATGGCTGCGTGACTGCGCCAAGTACAACCGTGCCCGAGAGGTCtaa
- a CDS encoding uncharacterized protein (Compare to YALI0B03014g, similar to uniprot|Q9UUK1 Schizosaccharomyces pombe Conserved hypothetical protein) has product MHLHAQLSNIVRETQRADQPSTISTMASIDSVFENAGFDGAKRRKTDDDAQPEEEASLPKSPQIEDEHIEERFAIQKLVDEHKDGPQEADWLKGLVLDLERAITSNTEKRELFANEPLKFMDSEVELEKAIRALSVLTTTDDDDFITVYKRFVSDFECHVSLMQLLDHPNLDIALITCEIFHELITRTNDFADPDALTRSLWSNDDFIDYIMELTDKIVRIDPTQIQYILDMGDVMFVEDDITPQLRTHIFPKFLDLLADKKSPLLLHDRSTMADYCLTWLTKYEYRTGVSAERVEALIKYLMAYVDKDPTKGDEEELAGSIAGILAYILTSPSGRAAFAEVEGVDAMVRLMGGEGKWIKKHAARIIKAALNSYDSTELATVFVQAKGLGVLFKALKAGKNKHYKTYSEYGEFLWAIYASLLRLLPSDSPERVRVIAKMDKAKLDELKELRDDTQQAVDTMIPALESALANEEDTEEIVTDMEMLGSRLVVVLDTIFAWMKVEGQDIEVDKEVLKQERDNKARYLGWDDDSNEYQEMMKNNKDIVGMLDYLLESK; this is encoded by the coding sequence ATGCACCTTCATGCACAACTTTCAAATATAGTGCGTGAAACTCAACGCGCAGACCAACCATCTACAATCTCAACCATGGCTTCAATCGACAGTGTGTTTGAAAACGCTGGTTTCGACGGCGCTAAGCGACGCAAGACGGATGACGACGCAcagcccgaggaggaggcatcATTGCCAAAGTCGCCCCAAATTGAAGATGAACACATTGAGGAACGATTTGCAATCCAGAAGTTGGTAGACGAACACAAAGATGGCCCCCAGGAGGCTGACTGGCTGAAGggtcttgttcttgaccTCGAACGTGCTATTACTTCAAACACGGAGAAACGAGAATTGTTTGCTAATGAACCTCTGAAGTTCATGGACTCTGAAGTGGAGCTTGAGAAGGCCATTCGAGCTCTCAGTGTGCTTACTACCACAGATGATGACGACTTTATAACTGTCTACAAACGATTTGTGTCCGACTTTGAATGTCATGTGTCTTTGatgcagcttctggaccaTCCCAACCTCGACATTGCACTCATCACCTGTGAGATCTTCCACGAGCTCATCACTCGCACCAACGATTTCGCTGATCCCGATGCCCTCACTAGGTCTCTATGGTCTAACGACGACTTCATCGATTACATCATGGAACTGACCGACAAAATCGTCAGGATTGATCCTACACAGATCCAGTATATTCTCGACATGGGAGACGTTATGTTTGTTGAGGACGATATCACCCCACAGCTACGAACGCACATCTTCCCCAAgtttctggatcttctcgCCGACAAGAAATCACCCCTACTTTTGCATGATAGATCAACCATGGCTGATTACTGTCTTACTTGGCTCaccaagtacgagtatcgAACCGGAGTGTCTGCTGAACGAGTGGAAGCACTTATCAAATACCTGATGGCCTACGTTGATAAAGATCCCACCAAGGgggacgaggaggaactgGCTGGATCGATAGCTGGTATCCTCGCATATATTCTCACCAGTCCTTCCGGACGAGCAGCTTTCGCTGAAGTTGAGGGTGTGGATGCCATGGTGAGGCTCATGGGAGGAGAGGGCAAGTGGATCAAGAAGCATGCTGCTCGTATTATCAAGGCTGCTCTGAACTCTTATGATTCCACGGAGTTGGCTACAGTGTTTGTGCAAGCCAAGGGTTTGGGTGTTTTGttcaaggctctcaaggcaGGCAAGAACAAGCATTACAAGACCTATAGTGAATATGGGGAGTTTCTGTGGGCCATATATGCTTCTCTGCTGCGTCTTTTGCCTTCGGATTCGCCTGAACGAGTCAGAGTGATAGCCAAGATGGACAAGGCTAAGTTGGATGAGCTTAAGGAGCTCAGAGATGACACACAACAGGCTGTAGATACCATGATTCCCGCACTGGAGAGTGCATTGGCCAATGAGGAGGACACTGAGGAGATCGTGACTGACATGGAGATGCTAGGAAGCAggctggtggtggttctGGACACGATATTTGCATGGATGAAAGTAGAGGGTCAGGATATTGAGGTGGACAAAGAGGTGCTCAAGCAGGAGAGAGATAACAAGGCTCGGTACCTTGGCTGGGATGATGATAGCAATGAGTATcaggagatgatgaagaaCAACAAGGATATAGTTGGCATGTTGGATTATTTGCTTGAGAGCAAGTGA
- a CDS encoding uncharacterized protein (Compare to YALI0B03036g, similar to Saccharomyces cerevisiae SYF2 (YGR129W); ancestral locus Anc_3.490, weakly similar to uniprot|O59733 Schizosaccharomyces pombe Hypothetical 28.0 kDa protein) gives MAKKAENKKEKKAAEAKPSAEDAKAARLARLSAIRQKMNDSSTSNRKALFEEDKDLKVNKRADALLERKQQEAEFELEKLQAEERGEDFDRKRAWDWTVKETEEWKEKKERKRERESQSGVHDMSSTAQRAYEKDLASFKPDLETYEKEKETGLHHTPSFNHKPTPEALDRLVNGLTKGDKQRMKRRKQAGADDQHATYISDKNKQFNEKLNRQYDKYTKEIRDNFERGTAL, from the coding sequence atggcGAAAAAGGCGGAaaacaagaaggaaaagaaggcGGCTGAAGCCAAGCCATCGGCGGAGGACGCCAAGGCCGCCCGTCTGGCACGGCTCAGTGCCATCAGACAGAAAATGAACGATTCATCGACGTCCAACAGAAAAGCACTTTTCGAAGAGGACAAGGACCTCAAGGTGAACAAGCGGGCGGATGCGCTACTGGAGCGGAAACAGCAGGAGGCTGAGTTTGAGCTGGAAAAACTGCAGGCCGAGGAGCGTGGAGAGGACTTTGATAGAAAACGAGCATGGGACTGGACAGTCAAGGAGACGGAGGAatggaaggagaagaaggagcgcAAGCGAGAACGTGAAAGCCAAAGTGGTGTCCACGACATGTCTTCGACCGCGCAGAGAGCATACGAGAAAGATCTGGCCAGTTTTAAGCCCGATCTGGAGACATAcgagaaggaaaaggagacTGGCTTACATCATACGCCGTCTTTCAACCATAAACCCACACCTGAGGCTCTGGATCGACTCGTGAACGGACTCACCAAGGGCGACAAGCAGCGAATGAAGCGACGGAAGCAGGCAGGAGCCGACGATCAGCATGCAACGTACATctccgacaagaacaagcagttcaacgagaagctcaacCGACAGTACGACAAGTacaccaaggagatcaGAGACAACTTTGAGCGAGGAACAGCCTTGTAA
- a CDS encoding uncharacterized protein (Compare to YALI0B03058g, no similarity): protein MNSQQVYQTPWKHEDKRRLRVDHMTAATMRSAAATLLLVPLNTTELAGPARGQHVKMDALDALCLQSFIDVIGEVLAGLTEYPMTTEVLPQIAVECTCIMHAAVAIGSIVLAKRGTITEEQALRLHGRATMSLLQALTAVPKDDEACLCASVLLNIYDLSSDGAQDTYIHLTGSRALMADLDYTHDSNGMPTKLTPLARMCVWANIFNDTLVAIRHSLPVFWDPDEWFDLLGLSYCSPETASPTWWFRRIHYLLAKLHTFSCVPRVLTEQETVENELHKSFQALCEDADVWFGSVPEPMRPTTVMETESPLFPCIYIVERKGITAMCMYHSFMLIASRCDPSVPLSQMYMRQPTTVHHASRIFGIVKTNICEWLASGAMFALRIALESLVEPAHRSEALEFVKGMAATYHLNISSHIDAVRSHWQEWDNSSSNGYHQ from the coding sequence ATGAACTCGCAACAAGTATATCAGACGCCATGGAAACACGAGGATAAACGGCGGCTGAGGGTAGATCATATGACCGCCGCGACTATGAGAAGTGCAGCTGCTACACTGCTACTGGTGCCCTTGAACACGACCGAACTGGCAGGGCCTGCTCGCGGTCAGCACGTTAAAATGGATGCCTTGGACGCACTGTGTCTACAGTCATTCATCGACGTGATCGGAGAGGTTTTGGCAGGACTCACAGAGTACCCCATGACGACAGAGGTACTCCCCCAGATAGCAGTGGAGTGCACGTGTATCATGCACGCGGCAGTGGCCATTGGCAGCATTGTTCTGGCCAAGAGAGGGACAATAACCGAAGAGCAGGCCCTGAGGTTGCACGGAAGAGCCACCATGTCTCTTCTACAGGCGCTGACAGCTGTTcccaaggacgacgaggcGTGTTTGTGTGCCTCTGTGCTGCTCAATATCTACGATCTGTCGTCAGATGGTGCCCAGGATACTTATATTCATCTCACTGGATCGAGGGCTCTCATGGCTGATCTGGATTACACACACGACTCGAACGGCATGCCTACAAAGCTGACACCATTAGCACGTATGTGTGTTTGGGCCAACATATTCAACGATACCCTGGTGGCCATCAGACACTCGCTTCCCGTGTTCTGGGACCCAGACGAGTGGTTTGACCTTCTAGGATTGTCATATTGCTCTCCTGAAACAGCGTCTCCTACATGGTGGTTTCGACGCATCCACTATCTGTTGGCCAAGCTACACACCTTCTCTTGTGTTCCAAGGGTGCTGACCGAGCAGGAGACGGTTGAGAACGAGCTCCACAAGTCGTTTCAGGCCCTCTGTGAAGACGCAGACGTGTGGTTCGGCTCAGTACCGGAACCAATGCGACCCACTACCGTCATGGAGACTGAAAGCCCGCTCTTTCCGTGCATATACATTGTCGAGCGAAAAGGAATCACCGCCATGTGCATGTACCACTCATTCATGCTCATTGCCTCGAGGTGTGATCCCAGTGTGCCCCTTTCGCAGATGTACATGCGGCAGCCCACAACCGTTCATCACGCCTCGCGCATCTTTGGTATCGTAAAGACCAATATTTGCGAATGGCTGGCTTCAGGGGCCATGTTTGCCCTACGAATAGCTCTTGAATCGCTTGTAGAGCCCGCGCATCGAAGCGAGGCTCTTGAATTTGTCAAGGGCATGGCTGCCACCTATCATTTGAATATCAGTTCACATATCGACGCAGTCAGAAGCCACTGGCAGGAATGGGATAATTCTTCCTCTAACGGGTATCACCAATAA